From the Thermodesulfobacteriota bacterium genome, the window GGGCGCCCCTCATGCCTTCGGCGACGACCGCGGGGCCCGAGACCCCGTATATCTTCCCTCTTATCTCCTTCATCTCTTAATCTTTATCTGGTAGCCTATGGCCCTTCTTATGAGCCTGACGGCAGGGCTCTCGGCCTCGCCCCTCTCCTCCCAGGCCTCGGGTATGTATACGGGCACGACGACCGGGAGCCCCTTCCTGTTTATGCGCCGCATGAGCGGCTTTGAGACCCGCGCCTTAAGCTCCTCGTCCATTATGACGAGCCCGTAGCGCCCTTCCCTCTCCACTTCTTCGAGTACGGCGGAGACGTCCTCTCCCCTCTCCTCCCGGCACTCGAACCCCCCGAGCCGGAAGCCGAGCGAGACGCCGGGCCGTGTTATGATAATTAATCCAGTCATATTGAAAGCTCACGCCGGAGCGCTTTGCCACGGGTTTTATAGCGCCGTCCCGCAGGCCGTGCCTGCCGCACATGCCGCTGACAT encodes:
- a CDS encoding V-type ATP synthase subunit F, which gives rise to MTGLIIITRPGVSLGFRLGGFECREERGEDVSAVLEEVEREGRYGLVIMDEELKARVSKPLMRRINRKGLPVVVPVYIPEAWEERGEAESPAVRLIRRAIGYQIKIKR